CAATGTCCGCTCTGATGCACAGCAAATGCTCGGTTCGCGAATCATGAGCCGTCCGCTCCCCTTCATCTGGCTGTTTGGCGGTGATCTATCCTTACAAAAGGAACTCAGTACTCGCGTAGATACTATGGTGGAATACCTCCATAATACCACCGACAACCTCATTTTTGCCAAGCTGATGGATGTACCTCCGCTGCCCACTACTCTTTCGCACTGGTTACCCAAGGACAAACGATCGGGCATCGCTCTGGGACTACTCCTGCCGATCTCTCTCCCGATGCTTATATACCTCGGAAGCCGGCGCAAACTATTGAAAGAAGAACTGCATACGTTGATCAAGACGTGTGACGAATTGGAAGAAATAATCAACAAGAAAAAATACAAACCAAATCATATAAAGTAATGATGGAAGAAATCAAGCTGAATACTATTGAAGAAGCCCTGGAAGACTTCAAGGAAGGTAAGTTCCTGATCGTCGTGGATGATGAAGATCGTGAAAATGAAGGCGACTTTATCATCGCAGCGGAGAAGATAACGCCGGATAAAGTGAACTTCATGATGCACCACGGCCGCGGCGTCCTCTGCGCTCCCATATCCGAAGAGCGTGCTCACGAGCTGGAGCTGGAGATGCAAGTGCCGGACAATACCTCGGTACACGAGACTCCCTTTACCGTTACGGTAGACCGCCTCGGCAATGGCTGTACCACGGGTGTTTCCATGTACGACCGTGCACAGACGATTTTGGCTCTGGCCGATCCCAACACACGTCCGTCGGATTTGGGACGTCCGGGGCATATCTGCCCACTCCGTGCGCGCAGCCGTGGTGTTCTGCGTCGGGCAGGACACACGGAAGCGGCTGTGGATTTGGCACGTCTATGCGGCATGCAACCGGCTGCAGCCCTCATAGAGATTATCAATGAGGACGGTACCATGGCACGTTTGCCACAGCTATGGGAGGTCTCCAAGCGTTTTGGACTGAAGATCATTGCCATCAAAGATCTGATAGCCTACCGCCTCAAACAAGAATCCATCGTAGAAAAGGGTGTAGAAGTGGATATGCCTACCGAATACGGACACTTCCGACTCATACCTTTCCGTCAAAAATCCAATGGACTGGAGCACATAGCTTTGTTCAAGGGGACGTGGGACGAAAATGAACCGATACTCGTTCGTATGCACTCATCTTGTGCCACTGGCGACATATTCGGCTCTATGCGTTGTGACTGTGGCGGCCAATTACTGCAAGCAATGGAGAAGATCGAGAAAGAAGGCAAGGGAGCTATCATCTATCTGAATCAGGAAGGCCGCGGTATCGGCCTGATGGAAAAGATGAAGGCTTATAAGCTACAGGAACAGGGTATGGATACGATAGACGCCAACCTCTGCCTCGGACACAAAGCCGATGAACGTGATTATGGCATAGGTGCCCAAATTCTGCGTCTTTTGGGCATCAAGAAAATGCGCTTGATGACAAACAACCCGGTCAAACGTATCGGACTGGAAGCTTTCGGCTTGGAGATCGTAGAAAATATCCCCCTGGAAACTGCCCCAAATCGCTACAACGAGTTCTATCTGCGCACCAAGAAAGAACGTATGGGGCACGAGCTGCACAACATCAAATAAGAAGCGATTCCGCCTCTTAACAGGTTCTTAAAAAGGCCGTCGGACGTTTGTCATACGTTCCGACGGCCTTTCTCTTTAATCGGCGAAAGGCGATGTGCATGCGGTTCCCTCCTCTTTATCCGTTATGAGACTGTTGCACAATAACCTCCCACCTCCTTATATCGATCAAGACAGACACAAGCATTGATTCGACGAAGAAAGGAAGTATTTCATGCAATCTCTTCAAAGCTCAAGTATACCTCTGATGGAAACTTGGGGAAATTTCTGTTTGCTTGGTAGCCATATCTTGAGGTTTGATCTTTCCCGAAGACACTAAGAATCAGCTCTGCGGCAAAAGAGTTCAATGAAACTCCCATGCAACAGTCTCCGTTATATGAGACCTTTGCACGGCGATTGGTGTGTATTTTGCCTGTTAATTCATTGTATAATAGGGAGTTATTTTGTATATTTGAGTAGTAAAAACAGCATAATATTCCTCCCATGGCATACCAATTCAAGAATACCGATGAGCATGTAACATTTGCAGACGCACTCCTTTCAAAGCGTTATCGCAAAGCACAAAACGACTTCCTCAATCAGGTTGACAGGCTTATCGATTGGCGTCCGATCAGGACGCTGATCAACAAGAAAAACACGAAGCGACAAAATGCCATCGGTGCCCCGGCTTATGACGTGATTCTCTTATTCAAGATGTTGCTTTTGGAGACATGGTACAACCTCAGTGATTGTGCTTTGGAGGAGCGCATCAATGATTCAATCACCTTTTCCCGATTCTTGGGACTGAAGATGGAAGAGGTATCTCCCGACCACAGCACCATCAGTCGATTTCGTTCGGCACTGACAGAGTTGGGTCTCATGGACAAACTATTGGCGCAGTTTAACAAACAACTTTCGCGCCATCACATTTCGGTCAGGGAAGGGGTGCTTGTCGATGCAAGCCTTGTGGAGACGCCACATAAACCCAACGGAAGCATTACGATTGAAGTCGCAGACGACAGAGAAGACAATCGGAGCGAGGAGGAAAAAGAGGCAGAGGAGGATTATCAAAAACAGGTTGTCCGTCAGCGTAAAGGGACGGATGAAGAAGCCCGTTGGGTTTACAAACAAAAGCGTTATCACTACGGATACAAAAAGCATTGTCTGACCAATGTTCAAGGCATTGTTCAAAAGGTGATAACGACAGCAGCGAACCGCAGTGACACGAAGGAGTTTATTCCGCTATTGCAGGGTGCAAACATACCTCAAGGCACAGCCGTCTTGGCGGACAAAGGATATGCTTGCGGGGAAAATCGTTCCTACCTGCAAACCCATCACCTTCAAGACGGCATCATGCACAAGGCACAACGCAACAGGGCATTGACCGAGGAAGAGAAGCAACGAAACAAAGCAATCGGTCCGATACGGAGCACCATCGAACGCACCTTTGGCAGTATTCGCCGGTGGTTTCATGGCGGACGATGTCGATACCGGGGACTTGCCAAGACCCATACTCAAAACGTTCTTGAAAGCATCGCCTTTAATTTATACAGAACCCCGGGGATAATTATGTCCTCATCCGTAGGATAAGGCATAACCACCCTTGAGGAGCTCGTACAAGTAGCTCCTCAAAGGGGGGATTTACAACTACTTTCACTCCTTACTGCCACCCCTTTCACTCGCTCCTTTTATGCCAAGAACTCCTCTTCCCTCCATCTCCTTATTTTTCAAAGGTCTCTATATGTTCAATGATGGAAAAATGTATCTTTGCTCACTATCCACATAACCTTGTGTTCATGATTCGCAAGCATTTCGGTATCATTTTGGGATTTCTTTCTCTTGTGTTTTCGGCAGGTGCTCAACAAGAGAAGCAGGTGTTTCATTTTCTGAACCTTCCGGCTACTGCACAGGCTTTGGCTGCCGGAGGCAAAGCTATCACCATCGTAGACGACAATCCCGGACTGGCTTTTGAGAATCCGGCTCTGCTCGGATATGAATCCGGTGGCCGCGCCTTTCTTTCCTATTTATATTATATGAGTGGTTCGCATATGGGCAATGCCTGTTATGCCTCGTCCGTCGGAGAACGTGGCATGTGGGGTGTTGGCATGCGTTTCCTGAACTACGGGTCTATGCAAGGATACGATCAGAATGCGATTGCCACCGGCTCTTTTAGTGCTTCGGATATAGCTGTACAAGGATTTTACAGTCATGAACTGAGCAACCACTTCCGCGGTGGAGTCAGCCTAAAAGCATTGTATTCTTCTATCGAGACGTATAGTTCCTTTGGCCTTGGTGTGGATGTCGGTATCAGTTATTACGACGATGACAAAGGATATTCCGCTTCCGCTCTGTTCAAGAACGTAGGGGCGCAACTGAAAGGCTATAATGAAGAACGGGAACCGTTCGATTGGGATTTCCAGCTCGGCTTTTCCCGCAGTTTTATCAATGCTCCGTTTCGCTTGCACATCACGTTGTTCAATCTGAATCCGCACTATTTCAAGCGTCTTGTACCACGTGATCTGTCCAAGATGCAAAAGTTCCTCCGACACTTCTCGATAGGAGCAGAATTTACTCCTTCTGAGAAGTTTTGGGTCGGGTTGGGATATACGCCACAGATTGCACAGGATTTCGAGGTGGAAGGCGGCAACAAATGGGGAGGTCTTTCGGCCGGCGTCGGTTTCACTTCAGGTGTAGTACGTGTAGGCGTATCTGCTGCCACCTATCATCCTGCAGCTCTTTCGTTCATGTGTTCGGTAGGTATCCGTTTGGACGATAAGAGCATCTTCTAATACACCATTAACTATCAGCTTACTTTCTTATGACTGATCCGATCATTATTGCCATCGATGGGCATAGCTCATGCGGGAAAAGTACCATGGCCAAGGATTTGGCTCGTGCCATCGGTTATATATATGTCGATACCGGTGCGATGTATCGTGCCGTAACGTTGTACTCCATTCGCCGGGGGCTGTGGAAGGACGGAGTTCTCGATACAGAGACTCTGCGGGACGAGATGTCCGATGTCCGGATTACTTTCCGGCTCAATGCGGAGACGGGACTGCCTGAGACTTACTTGAACGGAGAGAATGTAGAGCAGGATATTCGCAGCATGGAAGTCTCTGCCAAAGTCAGCCCGATCGCCACACTTGATTTTGTACGCGAAGCAATGGTGCGTGAGCAGCAAGCCATGGGTAAGAGCAAAGGCATAGTAATGGATGGCCGTGATATAGGTACTACGGTCTTCCCCGAAGCGGAAATGAAGATATTCGTGACGGCCCTGCCGCATGTGCGTGCACAGCGCCGCTTGGACGAATTGCGTGCCAAGGGTGATGCAACCACTACTTTCGACGACGTACTGGCCAATATAGAAGAGCGCGACAGGATCGACTCCACACGTGCCGTTTCACCTTTGAGACAGGCTGAGGATGCTTTAGTGCTGGACAATTCTCATATGACCATTCCGCAGCAGAAGGCATGGTTGCTGGAGCGTTTTCAGGAAGTGACCGGTTCATGATTCCAATAGAAATAGACAGCGGATCGGGATTTTGCTTCGGTGTGGTGAATGCTATTCGTCATGCCGAGAAGCAATTGGAGAAAAACTCCGATAAGCTGTACTGCCTGGGCGATATCGTACACAATACGCTGGAGGTCGAACGGTTAGGAAAGAAAGGATTGGAGACGATCGATTACGATGCTTTTTCCCGACTGCGTGGGGCAAAGATACTGTTGCGTGCCCATGGAGAACCTCCCGAAATCTATCGGATGGCAGGAGAAAACGGGGTGACGATCATAGATGCCACTTGTCCTGTTGTACTCCGCTTGCAAAACAAAATCAAATCACGATACGAAGCCACGCGCAGCCTCGGCGCACAAGTCGTCATCTATGGCAAAAGAGGGCATGCGGAAGTAAACGGTCTGGTCGGGCAGACCGAAGGAACGGCTATCGTCATAGAGAGCGAGGAGGAGCTGGACAAAATAGATTACACACGTCCTGTCATTCTCTTTTCCCAAACGACCAAGAGCCTGGAGGGATTCGGGCAGATCATCGACAGCATCAGCACACGTATGCAGCCGGGTGTAACTTTCGAGCATCACGATACCATCTGTCGCCAAGTGGCCAATCGAATCCCGCATATCGGAGCTTTCGCCACAGCACACGAACTGGTGTTCTTCGTAGCCGGAGAGAAAAGCTCCAACGGGAAGGTACTCTTCGGGCATTGTCTGGCAGCCAATCCGCGCAGTATCTTTATTTCCTCCCCGGAGGTCATCGTGCCGGATATGCTGGTTCCTCTGCCGGCCAGCATAGGCATCTGCGGAGCCACCTCTACGCCCCGATGGCAGATGGAAGAGGTGGCATCGCACATCAAGGCTCTATTGTAAACTCGGCCGTCACCGGCAAGTGGTCGCTATATCCTCCTTTATAATGCATCCCCTGATAGGTGCGATTGGGTGCGATACGCGCCACATTGTACGGAGCGGAGTGTACCAAATAAGGCAGGACTACATTCTTGGCCGATCCGGTTCGGTAGCTGACCCGTGAATCCGGCTTCAGGAAATTGCCCGACACGATGATGTGATCCAACTGCTCCCATTTACCCTTATACAGAGTTGTCCCGGGAGGTATCTGAGAGAGAGGACAGCCCGAGAGGTTGTACAACTCCCCTGCTCCGGCTTTGCCGGCTTCGGGCAGAACCGTACCGGCCCGTAAGGTCTCGATCAGAGGGGATTCATCCGGATTGCTGTTCAGGTCTCCCATGATCAGAATGAAGGGATTGTGCCGGCGGCTTAGTATCTCATTGCATTTCGTTCTCAGCAGAGTGGCGGCATCGTGCCGATAGGCATCCGATTGGCGCACACCTCCTCTGCGAGAGGGGAAGTGGCAGACGAATACATCCAGCGTGTCGCCGCCGGCCAATCGCCCCTGTGCATGCAGGATATTCCTCGTTCGTCTGTTCCTCTCGCCGCGAAAATGTACTCTATACTCTTCTTTGTGATCCAGACTGAACAGCTCCGGTCGATAGAGCAGGGCTACGTCTATGCCGCGCTTGTCCGGGCTGTTCGTCATCACGTAGCGGTAGCTCTGTTTGCCGAGGGGAGTACGGCTCAGCAGGTTGTTCATGACCGTATCATTTTCCACCTCTACAAGAGCCACCAGTGCCGGCCAATCGGGGCCACCTACAGCCTTGATCACCGAAGCCACCTGCTTGAGCTTGCGGTTGTAGCGGCTCTGCGTCCACCTCAGTTTTCCCTCGGGGAGAAACTCACTGTCGTCCTTGCCGATATCGTCGTAACAGTCGAACAGGTTCTCGACATTGTAGGTCATTACTCGGAATGAAACCGGCTTCGGATGAGGGGCGAAACCTCCCGATACGACAGCGATACCGATGGAGGGAATGATAGCCTTCATGATCTTTTTCATCACCCCAAAGGTAGTGAGTCCTGTCCATTTATCCGGAGGTTTCGGTGGAGCCTTAGAGAGGCTTCGGAGAGCTAAGTGTTTGATAGATTGGCCAAAACGCTTATCTTTGCCGCTGTGGTTGCTTCTACAAACCCTTAGCGAAGGGTGGGCTATCACCTCGAAACCCTCCGAAACACGGGGGCTCAAGCTTGCCGGATCCGTCGCTCTGACGGGTGGTTGCTTGGGGATGTCTAACTATAACGGAATGGTATGAAATTAAAGAGGATACTTTCCGGCTCATTGGTCGCGGCAGCCTTGCTTTTGTCGGGTAGCTCGGCCACCTCTCCATCCGAAGCCATAGATGGCTTGGCAGTAGGGGCAGCGGTGCCGGAGGTAAAGTCTTTGGTCGTACAATCGGACGGCAGCTCAGAGGCTGCTTCGTACACGCTGATCCACTTCTGGGCGGCATACGATGGAGAGAGCAGGGCCGGTAATGTCCGATGGTCTCGTTATTTTGCCAAAAGACCCGACAGTCGGGTACGGTATGTAGGTGTTTCGATGGACAAAAACCTGTCGGTATTCACAAATACCTTGGCTTTCGACCAAATAGACTTGTCTGCCCAGCGACTGGTGGAAAATAGTAAACGCGATCAAATGCTCAACATCTATGGCTTGAAGATCCGTTTCCACAGTTACCTGGTGGACGCACATGGGATTATACGGGCAGTAGATCCGAATCCCGATCAACTGGAGACAATTCTCTAAGCCGGATCAGTCCGGCCTGTACAGACGAGGGTGCACCCACAGGGGGTGCACCCTCGTTCCGTTTCGAGGTGAATACATCAGTGCTGCCCTGCTTACCACTGCTGCCACCTTCTCCGGACGTATCCACAGCGGAGCCATCGGCTATCTCTCCCCAAAAAACTTCTTGAAAACACCTTCGAAAATTCAAAGAGACCACAAAAGGGTAGCTGTAAATACAATTACTCACTCAAAAATCATGCGCCAAAAAAGTTTTCAACAACGAAGACGAGTTTGGAACGATTCCAAATAAGCATCCGTGGAGAAGAAAAAAGCAAGGCAAAAGTGATGGGAAAATGGACTTTTACAGATCGAAATACCACTTAAAACAAGTGAGACAACGATCTGTATATAAAACATTTTCAATTTATATATAAATCGTTTTTGTTTTGTATATAAATCGTTTCCAATAAATATATAGATCGTAAATGATTTGTATATAAATCGCAGGCTCAAAAAAGCCTTTTCAGTAGCTGATATAAAAGAAGCACCCGCCGAGTTCTACGGAGAACTCCGACGGGTGCAGTCCGGATATGTATGTGGTGGGGCCTATGCCAAGATGCTATCTTACTGCATGTGATTTGAAGTAGATGTACGACTTTCCTCTACAATCTCGGATCGGATCGGGGGCTGTTGCTGTGCCGGAATATCCGAATAGGAGCCTGTTCGGGCTTGATGCCGGATGATCGGTCATGGTCGGTGGTTTATGGATGTGTGGCATACTAATATAATACTCTCTTTTTTCAGTTAATTGCTCGCTTCCAATACACGGGGAAATCCATTGTTCGGAGCAATGCTTTTCGGAAGGCAAAATTAGCCAAATCTTTTTTCTTCCACCAACGGCTATTGCACTTCAGGGTGTAAGCTGCATGATGCAATTTTTGGGGGAAATATTTGCATAATTTAAATTCATTTTCTACATTGTGGCCGAAAAACAACTGTATAGAAACCATCTTATGAAAAACGGCGAAAATCCACCAAGCACATTGGCGGCAGACTTGTAAATACAGAGTCACGTCGCACCTCTCCGTGAAAAATAATCAACTAAAATCATTTGAAGACAAATATGAAGATGAGAAAAACAATAATTTTCTACTTGTTGCTCGCCCTGTTTAGCTGTTCTTGGGCACAAGAAAGAGTCGATGAACGTGTGTACTCCGCCGGCACCAGTATCCTAACCGGGATTCTTGAAAAAGTGAAAGCACCGAATATGTATGGAGATCAAGAAGTATGGGGTATGGCTCGTGCAACCGAAGAGCACTACTTTGTGCTTCCTATTACGGATGACCTCACTCCCGTGCTCTTTCACAAACGCTTTACAAACGAACCCTACTTCGTCTCAGACGAAGGGATAACCGAGTTTTTCAAGTTTGCCCAAGAGGGTGATATGATTGAAGTAGAGGGTGTATTTGAGTTTATGGGTTTCGAGCTTTTGTACTATCGTTTTGTGCCGACAAGGATTACCTCCTATAATGCTCCCATTGAAGGTGTTGTGAGCAAGACGGGAAATCCTGCTTTTACAATCCCGATGCTCCCGGGGGTTTCTGATTGCATAGAAATCTCAAACAACCGCAAAGTCTTTCTGACCAATCAATTAGGGGTTGTAAACATCACTGACGGGATGGGACCTCCGATTATTGCCGGAGTCTCTGCTTCCTATGGATCTTCCGTCCGGGTGTATGGTCATGTCTCACAGCGGTGGGACATCATAGGCCATTGCTATTTGGATATCTACCCAACCAATTGCTATCCGCTCAGCACGAAACCCGTTGCAGGAGACGATGAGGTTTTCGTCAAACAACAAGGCAGGCAAATAGAGATCGATAGCAACAGTCCCATAGTCCAAGTGGTCGCCTACGATCTTGAGGGGAAAAGTGTTTTTCGCAAAAGAATGACCGAAAATGCTTATACCCTATCCTTTAGAGCACCCATGCTCGGCTTTATGACCATCATGATCGAAACGCAAAATTCGATTACCAACAAGAAACTTAACATTACACAGCGATGAAACGAATAATTTTATTGCTTAGCGCGCTTTGTCTCTATGCGGCACCTTATGTACAAGCGCAGAATGAAGGTTCAGATGCTTATTATCAACAAATGTTTGAACTAATCCGCTCCGACTTCGAACGGGATATGCTCTTGCCACAAGTGACCTCAGTAACACTTCCGTCCGGACCGCTCTCTGTGGTAAAGATTTCTATATGATTTTGGCTCTTAACTAAAAGTTTATGATGAAAAAAGCATTTGTTTTCGTACTACTGGTTTGCCTATTCTCCTCGTTCAGCAGTTCCGCCCAAACAACGACGAACAGTAGCCGGAGTTATTTTACAGGACGAATCGAGAAGGTGAGTTTGAACTTAGGGGTCCCCCCCGTAAGCACAGAGATTTGGGGAATGACCCATGATGCGAACGGTCTCCCTTTCGAAATACCTATCTCTTTCAGTCGTTTCATCCGTCGGGACGACGTAACCACAACCACAGAGTATTACATAGCGAATAACGAGGCGACCCTGAATGAGTGGTGCGACTATGCACAGTCTGGCGGCATCGTGAGGGTAGAAGGTCGTTTTTGGAAAATGACTTACAACATACCAACCTACAATGCAGTCTGCACCCGGATTACATTCGAAAATCAAGAAATAGAAGGAACGATCGTCTTGATACCCAAACCCAAAGTCTCGCTGCCTCATGTGTCGGAATCGGTGCCTTGCATCCGAACCGAAGCCGGGAGGGAATTTATCCTTTGCGAAGAAGACGACACCTTTGTGTCTCACGATGGTAACGAAGTAATGATAGGCGGTAAACCTTTCTTGCTCAATACCAACGTAAAGATTGTGGGGGACGTATCCCAAAAGTATGCCGTGGGCGTAGGAGAAATTCGATTCCTGCAGATTTGTGCCAAAACAGTATCACAACAAAAATGAACACAAGATGAAACAAACAATACTCGGCATACAGCTACCGCAATGGACAAGGATTTGGCTTTCATTTTTCATGATTGCAGGATGTACAGTAGCATTATCGGGGCAATCGCAATCGAGAGGATACGCAACGACCGGCATCTTAGAGCCTGTTATGTTGCCCGACACAGTCCCGGTCGATTATCACTCGGTCTGGGGGATGGTCTGTGATGCACAACTGAATGCCTTTGACAAGCCGATAGCCTTTAGGCCTCCGCATAGTATCCATTATTATCCTACAGCTTATTATGGGGGGTTAAGGGAGTTCTGTCCATACGCCAAGTTGGGCGATATGCTCATTACAGAAGGTCGTTTCCATGAATTCGATGCCTACTATGAACTGATGTGCACACGCATCACTCTCCCCAATCGAACTTTCGAGGGAGTGGTTACCGAGATCCCTATGCCGCAATTTACGTATCCGGAAGTGACAGCGACTATTGTTTGCGTAAAAGACGACAGCGGCTTCGAGATCGCAATCAAAGATGACGAAGGCAACTTTATCAGTAGTGAAAACGGAGAAGTAATGATAGCCGGAAACTCCTATCCCCTCCAAACGCGCGTCAGGGTAGAGGGAGACATTGTGCAGGATTATCAGCTGAAGTATCCCATTATCTTCTATAGCACGGTTGCCAAATCATGCCATACGACAGACAGCCAAACAGTTGTACCTTCGTCGGACGATATAAACGTCTACGTCCAAGGAACGACCATCGGCATCAAGGCAGAAAAACAGATCAAATCGGTCTATATTTATGATATGGCAGGACGGATGCTTTTTGCCACGAGTCAGACACAGGGCAGAGAATTTTGTATCGACTTAATGACGAAAGGCCATGTTCTCGTCACTGTTTTGTTCGCAGATAATACACAGACATCTAAGAACATCATCCTGTAAGATGGGTATCGTCAGCTGAAAAACTCTATCAAGAGATATCTTTGGAATCCGATTGACGCCGATGAGAACACTTTCGTCGGCGTCTTTCTTTGCCTGCAAATGCAACGCTCTTGCAGATGGAATGTGCAGAATCCGAACACTTGGATATCCATTCCGAAAAACAGCCTGTTTTACTACCTTTGTCCCCAATTACTCAGAAGAAGAAAATGCAGGACATCAGGAACATTGCCATCATTGCCCACGTAGACCACGGTAAAACCACGCTCGTGGACAAGATGCTCTTAGCCGGCAAGCTTTTCAGGGATGACAAGGCTGCCGAAGTGGATACTTTCCTCGATAGCAACGACTTGGAACGCGAACGCGGTATCACCATTCTTTCCAAAAACGTCAGTATTCGCTATAAGGGTTGTAAAATCAATATCATCGATACCCCGGGACACGCCGACTTCGGCGGTGAAGTGGAGCGCGTGCTCAATATGGCCGATGGATGCCTCCTGCTGGTGGATGCATTTGAGGGGCCGA
This genomic stretch from Porphyromonas gingivalis ATCC 33277 harbors:
- a CDS encoding bifunctional 3,4-dihydroxy-2-butanone-4-phosphate synthase/GTP cyclohydrolase II, with the protein product MEEIKLNTIEEALEDFKEGKFLIVVDDEDRENEGDFIIAAEKITPDKVNFMMHHGRGVLCAPISEERAHELELEMQVPDNTSVHETPFTVTVDRLGNGCTTGVSMYDRAQTILALADPNTRPSDLGRPGHICPLRARSRGVLRRAGHTEAAVDLARLCGMQPAAALIEIINEDGTMARLPQLWEVSKRFGLKIIAIKDLIAYRLKQESIVEKGVEVDMPTEYGHFRLIPFRQKSNGLEHIALFKGTWDENEPILVRMHSSCATGDIFGSMRCDCGGQLLQAMEKIEKEGKGAIIYLNQEGRGIGLMEKMKAYKLQEQGMDTIDANLCLGHKADERDYGIGAQILRLLGIKKMRLMTNNPVKRIGLEAFGLEIVENIPLETAPNRYNEFYLRTKKERMGHELHNIK
- a CDS encoding IS5 family transposase, translating into MAYQFKNTDEHVTFADALLSKRYRKAQNDFLNQVDRLIDWRPIRTLINKKNTKRQNAIGAPAYDVILLFKMLLLETWYNLSDCALEERINDSITFSRFLGLKMEEVSPDHSTISRFRSALTELGLMDKLLAQFNKQLSRHHISVREGVLVDASLVETPHKPNGSITIEVADDREDNRSEEEKEAEEDYQKQVVRQRKGTDEEARWVYKQKRYHYGYKKHCLTNVQGIVQKVITTAANRSDTKEFIPLLQGANIPQGTAVLADKGYACGENRSYLQTHHLQDGIMHKAQRNRALTEEEKQRNKAIGPIRSTIERTFGSIRRWFHGGRCRYRGLAKTHTQNVLESIAFNLYRTPGIIMSSSVG
- the porQ gene encoding type IX secretion system protein PorQ — encoded protein: MIRKHFGIILGFLSLVFSAGAQQEKQVFHFLNLPATAQALAAGGKAITIVDDNPGLAFENPALLGYESGGRAFLSYLYYMSGSHMGNACYASSVGERGMWGVGMRFLNYGSMQGYDQNAIATGSFSASDIAVQGFYSHELSNHFRGGVSLKALYSSIETYSSFGLGVDVGISYYDDDKGYSASALFKNVGAQLKGYNEEREPFDWDFQLGFSRSFINAPFRLHITLFNLNPHYFKRLVPRDLSKMQKFLRHFSIGAEFTPSEKFWVGLGYTPQIAQDFEVEGGNKWGGLSAGVGFTSGVVRVGVSAATYHPAALSFMCSVGIRLDDKSIF
- the cmk gene encoding (d)CMP kinase; its protein translation is MTDPIIIAIDGHSSCGKSTMAKDLARAIGYIYVDTGAMYRAVTLYSIRRGLWKDGVLDTETLRDEMSDVRITFRLNAETGLPETYLNGENVEQDIRSMEVSAKVSPIATLDFVREAMVREQQAMGKSKGIVMDGRDIGTTVFPEAEMKIFVTALPHVRAQRRLDELRAKGDATTTFDDVLANIEERDRIDSTRAVSPLRQAEDALVLDNSHMTIPQQKAWLLERFQEVTGS
- a CDS encoding 4-hydroxy-3-methylbut-2-enyl diphosphate reductase produces the protein MIPIEIDSGSGFCFGVVNAIRHAEKQLEKNSDKLYCLGDIVHNTLEVERLGKKGLETIDYDAFSRLRGAKILLRAHGEPPEIYRMAGENGVTIIDATCPVVLRLQNKIKSRYEATRSLGAQVVIYGKRGHAEVNGLVGQTEGTAIVIESEEELDKIDYTRPVILFSQTTKSLEGFGQIIDSISTRMQPGVTFEHHDTICRQVANRIPHIGAFATAHELVFFVAGEKSSNGKVLFGHCLAANPRSIFISSPEVIVPDMLVPLPASIGICGATSTPRWQMEEVASHIKALL
- a CDS encoding endonuclease/exonuclease/phosphatase family protein, encoding MKKIMKAIIPSIGIAVVSGGFAPHPKPVSFRVMTYNVENLFDCYDDIGKDDSEFLPEGKLRWTQSRYNRKLKQVASVIKAVGGPDWPALVALVEVENDTVMNNLLSRTPLGKQSYRYVMTNSPDKRGIDVALLYRPELFSLDHKEEYRVHFRGERNRRTRNILHAQGRLAGGDTLDVFVCHFPSRRGGVRQSDAYRHDAATLLRTKCNEILSRRHNPFILIMGDLNSNPDESPLIETLRAGTVLPEAGKAGAGELYNLSGCPLSQIPPGTTLYKGKWEQLDHIIVSGNFLKPDSRVSYRTGSAKNVVLPYLVHSAPYNVARIAPNRTYQGMHYKGGYSDHLPVTAEFTIEP
- a CDS encoding T9SS type A sorting domain-containing protein, with amino-acid sequence MKQTILGIQLPQWTRIWLSFFMIAGCTVALSGQSQSRGYATTGILEPVMLPDTVPVDYHSVWGMVCDAQLNAFDKPIAFRPPHSIHYYPTAYYGGLREFCPYAKLGDMLITEGRFHEFDAYYELMCTRITLPNRTFEGVVTEIPMPQFTYPEVTATIVCVKDDSGFEIAIKDDEGNFISSENGEVMIAGNSYPLQTRVRVEGDIVQDYQLKYPIIFYSTVAKSCHTTDSQTVVPSSDDINVYVQGTTIGIKAEKQIKSVYIYDMAGRMLFATSQTQGREFCIDLMTKGHVLVTVLFADNTQTSKNIIL